The DNA sequence GAAGAAGCGGTTGAACTCGTAGTCACGGCCGGCGCCAAAGCCGATCACCGCGCGGCCGTCGCCCGCCAGGTGCGCACGCAGCCGGGTCAACACCTGAACGCGGGTGCTCGGGGCAAGAAATGCCATCACGTTGCCCGCCGACACGATGACGTCGAAGGGCTCGGCGATACCGCGCGAGGGCAGGTCCAGATCGGCGAGATCACTAACAATCCAACGTGATCCGGGATGGTCCTGCTCGGCCGCGTCGATGAGCACGGGGTCGACGTCGACACCGACCACATGGTGACCGGCCGCCGCCAGAAATCCGCCCACTCGACCGGAGCCGCACCCGGCATCGAGGATGCGGGTACCACGCGGCACCATCGCATCCACGAGGCGAGCCTCGCCCGCCAAATCAGCGCCCTCACGCGCCAGCGCGCGAAAGCGCTCGATGTACCAATGCGAATGGTGTGGATCGGCCGCGACTTTTTGCATCCAGAGGCTCTGCTCAACCATGCAGCCATTGTCGCAAGTGAATCTCGCGCCGCAGATCAGGCCATAGGAATGCATGGTTGAACCCCGGCGGATCACCGATTCCGGTGCTAATCTCAACTCCAGCCCCGCACGTTGTTGCCACGAAGAGGGGGTACGGAATGCCTTACAGTGCATGTGTCACAGCAGTATTGGTGGCAGCGGTGACATTCGCCGCGCCGGCCAGGGCCGAACCCCCGTGCCAGTTCTCGGGAGGCTTGGGCCCCGATGCCGCGTGTACACAAAGTACCGATGATGACCTTTCACCGTGGATGTGGGCAGACGACGACGGATTTGGGTACGGGTTTGGCGCACCCGGCTATGGCTGGCGCTGATCCGGACAGCGGTACTACACCAGGCCGAAGTAGCCGAACACTCCCGCCACGGCGACCACGATCAAGGGATTCATCTTCGTAATGACGAAGATGAGCGTGCAGACACCGGTCAGCGTGTACGCACGCCAATCGTGATCCGCCGCGCGACTCATCACCAGTGACGTCGCCAGGATCAGCCCAACGGTCAGCGGCGCCAGGCCTCTCTCCATCGCGATGCGCCATTTCGACTTCTGCGCCCGCTGCCAGAATCGCGTCACCGCGTACACCAACGATGCGGCGGGAAACACCATGGCGACCGTCGCGACGACTCCGCCGAGAATGCCCCCCGCGACGCCACCAACCGGAAGCCCGGCGGCATACCCGACCATCGCCACGATCAGAATGCTCGGGCCCGGCGTGGTCTGGGAAATCGAAAAGATGTCGGCGAATTGCGAATTGGTCAACCAGTGTTCGCCGCTCACTGAGCGCAGGTGCATCTCGGGCAGCACCGCATTGCCGCCGCCGATGGACATCAGCGAGAGTGATCCGAACAACACCACCAACTGCCAGTAGGTGCTCATGCGGACACCTTCCTGGGCCATGCCCAGAAGA is a window from the Mycobacteroides salmoniphilum genome containing:
- a CDS encoding class I SAM-dependent methyltransferase, with amino-acid sequence MVEQSLWMQKVAADPHHSHWYIERFRALAREGADLAGEARLVDAMVPRGTRILDAGCGSGRVGGFLAAAGHHVVGVDVDPVLIDAAEQDHPGSRWIVSDLADLDLPSRGIAEPFDVIVSAGNVMAFLAPSTRVQVLTRLRAHLAGDGRAVIGFGAGRDYEFNRFFGDAAEAGLIPDLLLSTWDLRPFTDDSDFLVALLRAGDAPHEL
- a CDS encoding chromate transporter is translated as MSTYWQLVVLFGSLSLMSIGGGNAVLPEMHLRSVSGEHWLTNSQFADIFSISQTTPGPSILIVAMVGYAAGLPVGGVAGGILGGVVATVAMVFPAASLVYAVTRFWQRAQKSKWRIAMERGLAPLTVGLILATSLVMSRAADHDWRAYTLTGVCTLIFVITKMNPLIVVAVAGVFGYFGLV